A stretch of the Papaver somniferum cultivar HN1 chromosome 6, ASM357369v1, whole genome shotgun sequence genome encodes the following:
- the LOC113290189 gene encoding ubiquitin carboxyl-terminal hydrolase 25-like, whose protein sequence is MNWREKLVSAKKQMSILQSPNILVIQLKRFEGIFGGKIDRKIAFEGGLMLSNYMCRESPANTPKFSDFFAASFILAKGIKASKFVCNAEKALKLIC, encoded by the exons ATGAATTG GCGTGAAAAGTTGGTGTCAGCAAAGAAGCAGATGTCTATTCTGCAATCCCCTAatatacttgtaatccaactCAAG AGATTCGAGGGTATATTTGGTGGGAAGATAGATCGAAAAATTGCCTTTGAGGGGGGTTTGATGCTTTCTAATTACATGTGCAGAGAAAGTCCG GCTAATACTCCGAAATTCTCTGACTTCTTCGCTGCAAGTTTTATTCTTGCTAAAGGTATTAAG GCAAGCAAGTTTGTGTGTAATGCTGAGAAAGCTTTGAAACTCATTTGTTAA